The following are encoded together in the Lathyrus oleraceus cultivar Zhongwan6 chromosome 3, CAAS_Psat_ZW6_1.0, whole genome shotgun sequence genome:
- the LOC127125798 gene encoding serine/threonine-protein kinase PCRK1: MKCFSFQSGNKKDEPKGLQSVSGRSDSSAYVDVEDRRCGSELNSLDVSDSGSVESLRRNAPSNLSQRPSDLRVFTVSELKSATKSFSRSVMLGEGGFGCVYQGVIRSVDDPSRRIEVAVKQLSKRGVQGHREWVTEVNVLGIVEHQNLVKLVGYCADDDERGIQRLLIYEYMPNKSVEHHLSHRAETPLPWSRRLKIAQDAARGLTYLHEEMDFQIIFRDFKSSNILLDDQWNAKLSDFGLARLGPSDGLTHVSTAVVGTMGYAAPEYIQTGRLTSKNDVWSYGVFLYELITGRRPLDRNRPKGEQKLLEWIKPYLSNTKKFQLILDPRLDKKQVIKSAQRLATIANRCLVKNPKNRPKMSEVLGMVNEIVESSSSDSNSKLPLKNVSRVEVSQDIEMNNTKKRSMDQKSRESNWFFKIWRPKLLRT; this comes from the exons ATGAAGTGTTTTTCATTCCAGTCTGGTAATAAGAAAGATGAACCCAAAGGCTTACAATCGGTGTCGGGCCGGTCGGACAGTTCCGCCTATGTTGATGTTGAAGATAGAAGATGTGGTTCTGAATTGAATTCTCTTGATGTTTCGGATAGTGGCAGCGTGGAATCGCTTAGGAGGAACGCGCCTTCTAATTTGTCGCAAAGGCCGAGTGATCTTAGAGTTTTTACTGTATCTGAACTGAAATCGGCCACAAAGAGTTTCAGTCGATCGGTTATGCTTGGGGAGGGCGGGTTCGGTTGTGTCTATCAGGGTGTAATCAGAAGTGTAGATGACCCTTCTCGAAGAATTGAGGTTGCTGTTAAACAACTTAGTAAAAGAGGAGTGCAG GGGCATAGGGAATGGGTGACGGAAGTGAATGTTCTGGGCATTGTTGAGCATCAAAATCTTGTGAAGCTAGTGGGATACTGTGCCGATGATGACGAAAGAGGAATCCAACGGCTTCTGATATATGAATACATGCCAAACAAAAGCGTGGAACACCATTTGTCTCACCGAGCGGAGACTCCTCTCCCATGGAGTAGGAGATTAAAAATAGCACAAGACGCGGCTCGTGGATTAACATACCTGCATGAAGAAATGGATTTTCAG ATAATTTTCAGAGATTTCAAATCCTCAAATATCCTTTTGGATGATCAGTGGAATGCAAAGCTATCAGACTTTGGGTTAGCGAGACTGGGACCATCGGATGGACTAACTCATGTCTCAACAGCG GTTGTAGGAACAATGGGGTACGCAGCTCCTGAATATATCCAAACTGGACGTCTCACATCGAAGAATGACGTATGGAGCTATGGTGTTTTCCTTTATGAGCTCATTACTGGCAGACGCCCTTTAGATCGAAATCGCCCCAAAGGTGAACAGAAGTTGTTGGAATGGATAAAGCCATACCTATCAAATACAAAGAAATTTCAACTGATATTGGATCCAAGACTTGATAAGAAACAAGTAATCAAATCAGCCCAAAGACTTGCTACGATAGCTAACCGATGCTTAGTTAAAAACCCGAAGAATCGCCCGAAGATGAGCGAGGTTTTGGGAATGGTGAATGAAATAGTAGAATCATCGTCATCCGACTCTAATTCAAAACTACCCTTGAAGAATGTTTCGAGAGTAGAGGTTTCTCAAGACATTGAAATGAACAACACGAAGAAGCGGAGCATGGATCAGAAGTCTAGAGAAAGTAATTGGTTTTTTAAGATATGGAGACCAAAGCTTTTAAGAACATGA